tataatattgaaggaTTATGTattggtatttaaaaatatatattactttcacAATTTAGTCAAACATAACTCTGGAACaaaggttttattatgaaaagatATTGAATTACACACACAATGTCAACGGCATGTccttttttaacgttaaaattctttttgtgCTTCCAATCATTGAAGACCGTCTCTAGGGTTGAgcgaaaaataaaagattaactGTTCtatcattacataaatataaataaacaaatgaatatttctatacaaataaagatttttttatataaaaaaagcatttaaatttttgtggtcaatttttttacgttgaaaataataaaaaaaatctgttacaGAATGTTGATTCTAAAACTAGGTTTAAAATCACAAAGAACGACTTGAATGACCTacatattctaaatttaattactatcaTAAAATCGGGCACCAAGCtccattaatttaatagtacaAAATACTACGAGAGATTTTTGcacattaaaaaaaggatgcaaaaaaattatgacaatttttggaaaaaaaattcatttaatttaaattaaaataagtagagaattccttaaaatattaaattaaatacttattgatACTCTTTGTAATATCCAATATAAAATCGACAGtagataaagtaatatattaaataaacaattgcgTTTTATCTTCTCGTTTGCGTATAACCAACCCTAAGAGAGAATGCCATTCATGCGAGATAGATCAATATTTAAAGGCTTGACTGCCGTTACACCGGTGttacactaaataaaattcgCAAAAAATGAATTCCATCCAATATTGTGTTCGAGCGACTACTTcagtttttgatatataatcaCATAATGCCATaccagtatttttttttgatattcctatttgttttcatataagaTATAGTTCTAAAACAAATCCaaaatactttaacaaaaatcttataaagttCTATGTTCTTTTAGAATTGACTGTTAGGATATCTTTAAAAGcggcttaaaattaaaataataatgccaGTTTGAAACTAAACATCCCCATTTTTAGTACAGTAGCACAAACATGCAAGTTTCGCGTATGAAACTATATAATTCTCTTAATCTGTCATgactacaattttaattacggCCCATGTTTAACACCAGTAAACGAGAATTCaaacaataacttaaattatacgaTATTTTCTGACAAATAATGTGTTTTGCTATTGTATTTTATCAGGCGCAATAGCTGTCCTCAATTAGCTTTTATGTTGTTGACAGATGCGGACAGCGGACCTTATAAAATGTTCGATGTATCCCTAATTTATAACAGTAtcgacacaaaaaaatattatacaaatcgTTATAAACGAATACACGTGAAAGTTAACTTAACGGGAAATATAGTTTCGAATTAATATTTCCTTGTTCTTATTCAATTTTGCTAGTTTatcgattaatttttaatttgcgtAATTGTTTGAATTCTAAAGAAAAACAAgattttcaattaaactttgttatatatactgccgattaaaatattcattcatataATGCGATTTTTGTATATGTGAATAGGTTTACCCAAAGAAGTTCAACTCCAAAGCTACAAGACCGATTTGGTGATTTTTAAACTTAGCAACTATAACGCATCAACAAATTAGATaacttatctttttaaaacattgagtTAAAACTAATGcccaataataatatgaatttcattattaaaatgtcttaCAGGACAATCTCACAATTCTTCGTACCATCTTTATCGTGTGGGTGAAGTCGCGAGTGAGGCGATGCGAAATTTCGCTCTTTTCGGTAAGCCGGAGGAATTGCTGAATCAAGGTGACGGCGATGAAAGGGTCTATGATCAGTTTCTTGCCCCAGCTGTTGGTGATGGGACAGGCGAAACTggaaatatagtatttttggATGGAGAGTATAGCTTGGTGCGTATAATGAACATACAAGTATTTGATATTCTCTCTCAGATGCGTTTTTAGTAATTATACTATCGGTTCtaatgctttatatttaaagtctcGTAAAGATCGGATTGCAGTGATATATCTTAAGgtctatttattttgctttttatattgcttaaattatttatgatttttcattatataagtaaCAATACCTCAGATATCAGTGGCGTGCCGTCTTATACCGTCTCCAGATTGGTTTATTGGCGTTGACAGCTTGGAACTCTGCGTGGATTCGTCTTGGGTGGATCAAATCACACTTGATGTAAGAGTTTCATTTCCTttcataatcatatatatatacttttagaaAACTTTCTAACCTATTTTGTTTCGTTACTGTTTTGATGGCAAGACGATACCAtgacgtaaaataaaataaatattttcttttgtcatAGACATAAATTCCAATCAAAATCTTATTCCAGCTTGAGCCTCTAGATGTCGGAGCGGCCAGCGGTTTATCGTTCACAGCACCTCACTGGGAATCTTTTCAACCAGTCAGCAAACATAGACCACAACAGCCTAATCACCCATCTGCCGCGTTCTATTATCCAGAGTTACGTGAACTTCCCCCTATTGCCAAGATTGAGTTTTTGAAGGTATTACAGACGAGAAAAGAAGATACCGAAAATATATCCATAGAATTTCTTGACcgcattttaaaaagaaaatgaacgTAGATTACCGatgaaatattgaatacaaaatgTGTCTGattgttcaaatatttcatttttagtgTATCAGCTCCATAAGGAAACAAatcttgttaaaaatataaagttagaTAAGAAAGCATTCgcaaattataacttttacgtcttatttaataaaaatcgttttgaatttgtatattttttttatattcgattTTCACAGATAAAGGAGTATTCAATTAGAGAACAAAACGACATGATCCGAGAGGAATTATTCAATAGTATAAAGATGAAAGAAAAGTCTATGAACTCACCCAGAAGAAAAGTAAATCTGGtagaaaattatgttaaagatGATACCACTAGAAACTATGCAGATCTAAAAAATTTGGAAGAAGATGAAGTTGCACGTCCAGGCTATAAGCAGGATGACAGCAATGTGCTTGTTGTAACAAAATCGCCTTtaatgtaagtatattttatgggTGATAGAGCCTATCTACGGTCAAATAAGTGCAGCTCAAACataggctggctcgaccgggaaaGTATcatcctctcacagaagattggcgtgaagtagtcattAAAGACTGCGTTTCGTCAGATGAGTGaaagagccggttgccctttccctgttcccaccctttcctgtcaTTCCTTATTCCCACACCTCCCTTTTCAACAactaaggttggcaacgcatccgtaacatctatgttgcggatgtccatctAGTAGGCCGTCCGCTCGTTTGccaacttttacataaaaaaagtattaatttttatttttatacttcattCCTAGAAAAGTAACGCTTGGagcaatcaaattaattaaggtaattataaaatatcattagcGATTAacgggatatttttttatgattttcattTCCTTCGCTCTTACCTGAACATTAATTATgctaaaaacaaaagataccTAAGAACTCTGAAGGAAAGAGctctaatatttttgtataatttgtttaattacagCCTCCATGGTAGCGTaaacgatattttaattaatcgaGGTATATCTCACAATGGCAGACAGTTTCAAAACGTTAATTACTGTTACCGATCGTCATTATCGTTAAGTGTTAAAGcgacagaaatataataatataataatgagatctaagactttcgcgatcattcattaaaataaatctaacatttttcggatttactacgcgaattttattattttaaaacctacataatcccgacgtttcggtttcttttagcaatcgtgatcacgtGCAGACGAGattcacggttgctgaaaagtaaccgaaacgtcgggattatgtagtttgtaaaataataaaattcgcgtagtaattccgaaaaaaaattgttacattttaatattataataatttttcatgatcTTAGATGTTAAAATAagagtaataaaatagttttttttgctGTACTCAGGGAAAATTCAAAGGAATATGGCGCTGGCTTAAGCAGCAATGACGATGTGGTGCTGGCGGTAGCAAATGGTAGGCGATTTGGATTGGGACGGCATCTTCCTCGACACTTCAGATCTCGTCTCCACCATGcagttaataaattacagcGTAAGTAATTACcctaattaaacaaaaacaaaaaaaaaaaaacaaatataatgaattaacaTATCAATGcacaaacataattatttgttttgagcAAATTGTCTCAATAGTTACACACAATATCAAATGTATACCTTCCTTTCGATCCAAAGCTATCAATTATTATCCTCTCACAGCTCAAGATTGCCTCGTATCAGATTGGGGGAGCTGGTCATCATGTTCAGTAACCTGTGGTGTGGGTGATCAATATAGAAGCAGATATGTAATCAGGCAGAATACGAGGGACGGCAGAGATTGTCCACCCTTAGCTGATGTCAGACGCTGCAAAAACTTCAACTCTTGTACCCGCGGGGACggctactaaaatatttaacgattTAGTGTGTGCCTTATTCTCACTAATATTAGCCATAGAAACCAtttgtacttttttattaattggaaCTATGAcatgatagttttaaatatatataacagatgattattattcatatcttttattttttaacatgaaatgtaaattatgttcagtttcattttaaaatttgttatcaaatcgtatttatgtttgtttgttcatTAGTAACTCTACAACTATGGAACTCAACTCAATTAAAGCGCTCAAATAACACTCGATGTGCGAGTGAAGCCGCGAGTATTACTAAAgtaggaaaatattattattgtttcaagcttcgaaatattataaattgcatgtttattataacacagTTCATTTTTctgagtaaaaataaattaaaaatttctcataaaaaatacctaagtaagtaaagtaaattataccAAAGCAATATTTTGTATCGCAATACATCGGATAGTTGCAGTCTTTGGGTCATGTTTCAGCGATTCTTCATTCAGATAAAAACGCTTACTCGATATGGTTGAAAGTGCGTAGaaaacgtattttttcgaTTATCCTCTGAGGGTTCGATTGGACCGGCTCATTTGTATTCTGTTCGTGATCTTCACAAAATCAAGGGGTATGTGATTCGATTTCTACACATTTCTCTGATTATGCTGTGCTGAATTTACTCTCATCACTAAATATACTAAGTTGATTAAGAAAATGAGTTAAGTAACATGAAATTCAAAATACGTATTACATTATATCTGTACATACATTGTAACTATTTCATTGCAAAACTGATGGTATTCCAAGGACATATTAACTGATTGCCGTCCAACGGCCTGCCCAGCTTggcgtaaaatataaaaactatggtATAACTGGtacgattatttaatttatttaaaattgtaatatcaaCTTCATATAGATACATTGTTCAGTCAATCGGAAACATCAATTGAGTGTCTTGTCGAGAGCCACATACTAAATAACACAGGATCTTAAAGAGATGTTAGCTTTCCTGACAAAACCACACACGACTGTGGTAAATCATATTAAGGTACGCTATTAGTTCACTAAGAACGACATATCTTTTAGGTTATGTCTTTTAaccttttatataacattatatacatatatttagattaaatttacaacttatgctattaaaaatgtgtttttttttgtatattttaaacaaaatattgccatattttaaacaatccaTCATTGTTATGGTCATCATTCATCGGTCAAACTACAAACGACAGAGATTATTGCGCATCAACTCGCATATATCTGGTGATGTGGAAAAGGTTTAAAACTTCTGAGCGAAGCATTAAATTAGAGCACCAACTGCAATAAATGATatgataataacaataacctacttcattatcatattttataatgaaaataggaaaacatagttgatttaaatttaaataaaactaatatttttcgaatcacgctacgcgtattttattgttttgacaTCTCGTCCGCCAgtgatcgcggttgctgcaaggaaaccgaaacgtcggcagtatgtagtttttaaaataataaaatacgcgtagtataatccgaaaaatagtagtttcatttaaatgattactctcgcaagtcttagatctcattatgatcttaaatttgttttaactttttaactgACACTTGGATCAAATGAAAGTAGCTGAAAATAGactcttatatataaagtaataaaaagaaagtcAAATATTTGAACGGAACAAAactctttaattaataatctagAGCTTAATGACgataattagtttattataacacttgttctataaaatagaatttcaaCTGAGTTTAGACAGAATTTTTTTCAGAACAATGTATTCGTCTAGAAGCCAATATTATAaggattatattattcatgtaataaaatcaaataaaatagtaaactAGAAAagtattagaattatatttgaataataaaaatataccatacACCGACATGCCAAAGATTCTTTTATGTTAAGAAActcgaataatattataataagcacACTTTCATCGAAATCAAATCCTGTTTCAACACAGTTCTACGTCTATACACAAGTCTAttccaaaaacaaaacaactatTCGTTTCGAGATAGCGATTGTGGAGTAAAGGTTACAAAGGGACGTCTTTACAACCTTAGCGAATGGCTTCGTGGAATCATATTGTTTTCCAATCTGAATATTTTGGCCGATTTACCTTTCcgtaagaaaaatgttttatattcctttgtacgtaataaataaaccaatCGATTTGTTAAACCTCTATATAAAACCTATACAATACAAGAGATTAGTTTTCTgtctttcaaatttataattacgatAACCCTTGATAGCTATGGGttgctttataatattgtattgttatcatttcattcaatctaaataaacaaaaaccttATGTAAAAATCAACagatcattgaaataaaactggaGATCTGGCGCACATCATCGTACtggaaattttcaattttccaATACATTAGAGATGGCTACGTGTCTAGGGGAACTCTGTAAAGGCGTCTTCATCGGGTTAGTCTTctgatattcttatttaaaaacttgttacaaaatatgacaaatcctcaaaaaactttaataacaatataggtaattaatgtataaatgcTGGgaagattttcattttattatataaaaaaaaatattttataaatagaaaaagttTGAGGcagatgttaattaaaatcgttgtagaatatttaaagtctgataaacattataatatagagaAACAAATACGTTTTTAAAGACCCTTACGATATTGATTCCCCATCTATCACACGAAACCCAAACTGATtgattgtttaaatgaaaggataacaaaaatttatgataatgcACACAATTTGTGAGGCCGAATAAATAGTACGTCATTATGACTCCGCTCCGATTAATGTGTACACGGCTTTAAACGTCGGCTGTCAAACTTTTTTATGCAATCCGATGTGAATTGCATTTGTAATGAGTAGTGGAGCGTGAAAGACAAATTGCGATAAAGTTtcgtttaaacaaaatgtctGTTTATACAATCAACTAATACCCTCCAATATACAACGAAGCCATTACTCAaaggtttacaaaattttctacgTCATGATACTGGATAAGGGACCCAAGATCCAAGATTCCAAGATCTTGACGcagattttcataaaatacgtATTACAGTTTccatatgaataaatattatttgcaagtaataaatttaataaaagaggtaatgttattctattttatctcACATTCAAGTACGAGTGTAttctgttttgttatataaacctGTTCGATATTGcgaatatttgttttagaaaaGTAACAATAGTATTCGAGTAGAGCAAAAAAGTATAACAATTcctattatagtttatatattaatctttGTATAGAAGGTTTTAAGCAAAACTGTGGTTTTTCGTAAAATGTAATTCTTTTTAACGACGAGACATCAAAATGCAAGTCATGGGTGACTCTACGAAACTGGGCTATGTCTTAAACttttcagttatttatttaaatccgaACCAACTTGAGATCGTTCCTGTACTTTACTTTTTAGGGTCgtgtagaaaattttatttaagagaaaaCTAGTTTCACCTGGGCTCTACTACTGATTTCTGGAAATTCGTTTCTTAAAAAGTAGCCACTGTTTCACTTTAGCTAGGAGATATAGCAATTTTATTGATTCGGTGGCTaggtcatattattataaagatatcttGCATTATTTTCTACTCAATTTGCTGCCACAGCCATCAATGGGcttgttttacaaaatgtaCTATAGTATATTGCTTTCCGCGGGTTCAAAAacctattttttaatcaacacAACAACTTGTAACTTACGTATATGTTCAATCATAAAAGCCTAGGCAACACATTGCACATGTGTAGAAAatgatttgtaaataattcctTCATTATATACTACAGTATTTAAaccttataaaatgtaaagaattGCACAACAGATAATTCACTGTCCTCCACTTTTTTAGTCACGGTGACCGACCATTCCATTTTATGTGCAGTCTGTAGCTGGGTCAAGTACTAAAAGTTTTACGGTTTTAGGGCCTGTAGGCAATGACAGCTTTTGTTTCGCTGGCAACAATAGTGTATTGTATTCCAAAAGTTTTCggaaataaaacctttaactctttaaattgaaatacatagttattttgatagatattttaacatttgtaataattacaatagttTCTTAAAAGATAATGAAGCCTAAGAAACTGAACAAttggtaaattaattaaaatatcttgaaaGAAACCCTCGTTCAAAGTCTGCATCATATTTCATAGCCATTCTGTATACAGTATCAAAGGGCCGATATTACCtaaaataatgacaatattACCAAATATTTCGTCAATGATGAACtgacagatataaaaattataacctaGAACATCCACAAGAAAAGGAatcatataaagaaaaatcaatttttatggCTTACCAAATGAAATCTTAAgacacaaaaaattatttgggaAATAGGTAGGATATTAAACATGAGTGACTATATTGTttcaactaatattttatagcgaAGACGGTTATAAACTTCAGAAGCAAAATGaggtctaagactttcgcgagtattcataaaaataaaactaatctttttcaaatttattacgcgaatttaattattttaaaagctacATAATGACGAcctttcggttacttttcggCAACCATAATCGTGGCAGAGAAGATgtgaatattagttttattttaacttccgAAGCAAACTACAGATGATCAATAAACACTCCATGTATTTCAATTATCTCCGCAAAAAAGGTATTATCTGGAACACGAGAAAAACTTGATCATTCGGTCGTAAATCAATCTGCGAGATGCTTGAAAAAATTTACCCTGACGTGACGAAGGGGAACGCGGAAGACCCCAAAACTTGCAAGACAcgctacatttttttttgtttactgaCAAGTGTGAAACACAAATTAGTTTCTCGTTTTTCCTCATATTATAGACTGCATTGTCATCGAAATCTCCttgttattgtttgttattatgttCTAAGGGTAATTTTTTACGAATACtggtttacatttttaaagattcATTTCAGTAAACAGGTTCATTAACTTTAAgaaaagttacaaaatatttgtgcgtaaaaaactattaacagacaaaatatttggaaaaacTGGGAtagtaaaaacaaacatatctGCAATATAATgtagttttcattaaatacatgGATTGCCAAATGGATGACAATATTATACcaatagtaaaaattaaatactcgAAAACCTCACAgttttttagattattataagATGATTAAAAAGTTATCTTATTagcgtttttttaaattaataaagatcatcaaaataatgtaagagtttcattcaaaaaccAATATGAATTATCAAACGTCGCTGTTGGAGATTTATCGGTGCACTTTTCATTGAAGTAAATTATGGGTTGGCCGTAAATGCAATTTCTGCACTTAAAATACCAGTGGGatagtaaaaacaaaaagcgACTAGGGTGTAGTACCTCATCTAAATTGTCGTCTAGACggaaagataaaaattacacttgCTTTATCCAATTCCCTCGGCCCGGATAGCAATTTCGAAAGAAAAGTTTCTAGtactgataaaaaatataataatggatTGTATTTATTGAGTCTTATTGtatgtaactttatatttggaaatatagaattttattttaatataatttttactatgttttttgaaaaatgtgTTGGGTTTGTTACAGAAATGAAGCACCTTCTATTGATTAACCAAAAACGATTCTCACTGAACTACATAACGAAGTTatgtggatttttttattcatattaattatatat
This genomic window from Danaus plexippus chromosome 14, MEX_DaPlex, whole genome shotgun sequence contains:
- the LOC116769662 gene encoding spondin-1-like; translation: MNLPELLMRPSLKTVRSPMVAILFLFVTWSSYCTGCDLDTAVYKVTVKFLWSETNFPKDYPLNQPKAQWSPLFGQSHNSSYHLYRVGEVASEAMRNFALFGKPEELLNQGDGDERVYDQFLAPAVGDGTGETGNIVFLDGEYSLISVACRLIPSPDWFIGVDSLELCVDSSWVDQITLDLEPLDVGAASGLSFTAPHWESFQPVSKHRPQQPNHPSAAFYYPELRELPPIAKIEFLKIKEYSIREQNDMIREELFNSIKMKEKSMNSPRRKVNLVENYVKDDTTRNYADLKNLEEDEVARPGYKQDDSNVLVVTKSPLMENSKEYGAGLSSNDDVVLAVANGRRFGLGRHLPRHFRSRLHHAVNKLQPQDCLVSDWGSWSSCSVTCGVGDQYRSRYVIRQNTRDGRDCPPLADVRRCKNFNSCTRGDGY